TTCGCCGCCTTCTTCGGCACGCTCTACTATGTGCGCACCTTCGCGCTGCCCTGGCTGGACGGCGAGGGCGCCAAGGGGGTGGCCGCCCTGCTGTGGCCCGACTTCACCGCCTCCTGGCCGCTGATGAACCCGCCCGACGCGTCCATCGAGGGGCCTCACGAGACCTTCAGTCCCTGGCACCTGCCGCTGGTCAACACCCTGATCCTGGTCAGCTCGAGCATCACCCTGACGGTGGCCCACGAGGGCCTCAAGGAAGGCTACCGCACCACCGCCCGTCACTGGCTGCTGGGCACCGTGCTGCTGGGGCTTTGCTTCATCACCATCCAGGGGTTCGAGTACTACGAGGCCTACAGCCACTATGGCATCACCCTGCAGGCGGGCATCTATGGGGCGACCTTCTTCCTGCTGACCGGCTTTCACGGCCTGCACGTGATCATCGGCACCATCATCCTGATCTCGATCCTGGCCAGGGTGCAGCGGGGCCATTTCACCCGCGACGACCACTTCGGCTTCGAGGCGGCCGCCTGGTACTGGCACTTCGTGGACGTGGTGTGGATCGGCCTGTTCACCTTCGTCTATGTCTTCTGACCGGCCTCAGCCGGCGAGGTCGCCGATGTAGAAGCCGTAGACGAGCAGGGTCATCAGCAGCGCCGCCAGGCCCACCCGAAGCTTGAGGGAGACGAGCACCCGCCGCGAGCGACCGCCGTCCTTGATCAGGAAGCCGGCACCGGCCGCAAGGCTCGCCACCATTGTAAGAAAGACGAAGGCAATCAGGGTCTTGAGCAGCATGGAACACTCCGTGAAAGGGTCATCCACC
The Halomonas sp. M4R1S46 DNA segment above includes these coding regions:
- a CDS encoding cytochrome c oxidase subunit 3; translation: MSGGTYYVPASSKWPVLASLALGAMMAGAGTLLVYGIAGLPVMVVGLLAILAVMTLWFRDVIHESRSGLYDAQMDRSFRWGMGWFIFSEVMFFAAFFGTLYYVRTFALPWLDGEGAKGVAALLWPDFTASWPLMNPPDASIEGPHETFSPWHLPLVNTLILVSSSITLTVAHEGLKEGYRTTARHWLLGTVLLGLCFITIQGFEYYEAYSHYGITLQAGIYGATFFLLTGFHGLHVIIGTIILISILARVQRGHFTRDDHFGFEAAAWYWHFVDVVWIGLFTFVYVF
- a CDS encoding DUF2909 domain-containing protein, which codes for MLLKTLIAFVFLTMVASLAAGAGFLIKDGGRSRRVLVSLKLRVGLAALLMTLLVYGFYIGDLAG